A stretch of DNA from Oncorhynchus keta strain PuntledgeMale-10-30-2019 chromosome 17, Oket_V2, whole genome shotgun sequence:
ATTGAGTTCCAaaatgcctctggaagcaacgtcaccaCAATAACTGTTTGTAGGGAGTTTCATGAAACGGGTTTCCaaggccaagcagccgcacacaagcctaagatcaccatgcgcaaagtTTGCTGACATTGGACACTGGAACAGTGGTgagatgaatcacacttcaccatctggcagtccgacagagtAAACTggatttggtggatgccaggagaacactaactGCCCGAATGcagagtgccaactgtaaagtttggtggaagaggaataatggtctggggcagtttttcatggttcggactaggTCCCTTAGTtttagtgaagggaaatcttaatgatacagcatacaatgacattatagatgattctgtgcttccaattttgtggcaacagtttggggaaggccctttcctgtttcagcatgacaatgcccccgtgcacaaagcgaggtccatacagaaatggtttgtcgagattggtgtggaagaacttgactggcctgcacagaatggaagcatgtccccgcagcaatgttccaatatctagtcgaaagccttccaagaagagtggatgctgttcgatcagcaaaggggggaccaactccatattaatgcctgtgattttggaatgagatgttcgacgagtaggtgtccacatacttttggtcaggtagtgtatgatcccttattgatgtcacttgttaaatacacttcaatcagcatagaggaaggggaggagacaggttaaagaagaatTTGGCgcccaactcaatattaggaagttatTGTTTGGTATACCCAGTTTATATTCCTACCTACAGTATGTGGTGAATTTAAGTCAAATTTATATTGCAATGTTTACGCCTTATATACTGTTTGACCTTTTTTACCCTGGTATTTGTATTCATGGTTGATGTTGTGTACAGTTTGCGATCCTTAACCTCAAAGTATTGTCCAGTCATTGCTCTGAACTGGGTCTGCATTGGTTACTCTTCCCCTGCTATCTAATGGCTTGGAATTTAGTTGAAACATATACCTCTGGCTACATTGGCTTTGTCGTATCAAAGGGCATATACTTTCTAAAAATAAAGAGACTGGGCAGCAGAACCAGTGATGCTCTTCTCCTGTTGCCTGATGGCACATGGGCTGTAGTCATTACACCCACTGTACCTAGCAGTGTGGCGAGAGGACTATCAGTGAGCGTGATTGCATGAAGCTACGCCATGATGCTGAGCCATGCTCTGAGGGCAGAGAGCTACTGTGCTGATCAGGGTAATTGGCCTCTGCAGTCCAGCTCTAGGATTCGGTAGTAATTGTCTCAGACTGCTTGTCCAGGGTCAGATGGTGTTATACGTCTAATGTTCAAGGTTGGGTTTTCAGTCTGAATCGGATCCTACATCTTTGGTGAGGCACAACATTTACCCTGCGCGTAACTCCATTCACCTGGAATTGCCTGATTGTTGACATTGTGGAGGCCTTTTCATTTCATGACAGAGATGGCAAGTTTTAAACAGCTCTCCTTCTCAAACAGTTCTCCCCATTGTCAACTACATAGAAAATGAATTCACAAATCTTGCTTATCTAATTTTTGCTGCTTTCTGCCAATCTGGGTCATGCTTTAGCCGTTTCCCCTGCTCTCAGGCTTCCAAGAAGCCTACTGCCAGTTCATCGTCTCTTATGGGGACAAAAGTTTTAAAACCTATTCATTTCTTAATCTCATTTTGTTTATCTTTTTTCCATCTAATTCCCTCCCAGCTCTAAATCCAATTCCGCTGCTCTCATTGTCAGTGAGTAGACGGATTGCTTCGTAAATCAACTTcatcttcttttctctctcgtcATGAATTGGATTGCGTACCTTTGATTTCATTGTTTAATTTATTTCAAGGCTCTATTGGTGGAGAATTAGGGGATGAGGAAATAAGTAGAGAATGACATTGCATAAGGGGATAAAAGATACAGCTGTCTATGGGGTGCTTTAAAAGTAGCTGCTAATTTGACTTCTGCTGGATGTAGGTAGTGAGTCTTACTGTATTTTATGGACAAAAGTTCGATCAGCTTAATTTAATGTACTGAACTGAATACATCCCCTCAAATAGTCACCTCCAATACAATGTCAATCCATAAGGCATGGTAACCAATGAGATATGAGAAAGAGACCAGGCATGCCAAAATAAAGTAACATTGTGCTCTAAATTTCTAACCATTGTCAATTTCTTTCTGCCTTAATTAATGCCCAACAAATTAAAGGAGCCGTAATGGAATGTGATTTTCAGCCTTGTGTGTGTTCCCTGTCACATTTCCCTGATCTCCTTAACAGAAACACCATGTCCACCCTCAGGCTATGGGCTGATCAGAATTGGGGTAAAGGTAATTAAATCATTAATGGCCTTGGTAATCATGAAATTAATCGGTAGTTACAGTAATAGCCTGCCCATCCTCCAGTGAAAATGGGACGTATTTTGTTCCAGAGCTGGCCCTATGGCTGGACTGATACATTGGAGAATGTACTGTAGCTGAGACCTTCTTCAAGAGCACTAGTGTGGCTCCCTCATACATACTGTAGGTTGCAACACTGAAGTCAAATGTCATTAAAATACAGTACTGCATCATGGTGATTCCACTGATCCATagtgacagtcagacagacacaaagCTATATGAGCACAAGCATGACAAATATAtgcctgcaaacacacacacacacatgcctgcaaacacacacacacacacacacacacacacacacacacacacacacacacacacacacacacacacacacacaccagcacagagGGGAGGCAAGCATGGTACAGCATACACATCCCCTAACAACATGACATACGATAGATAATCATTCCCCGCTATCTTTATGGCTCTGCCTTTTCACAGTCCAGTCACAGAGGCCTCTGAGCATCACTGCGAAGTGTAATCAGAACTTTCCTAAAATGTCTGCTTGATTGAAGGACTGGTGCGTGGCAACTTTCCTGTTATTTATGTCCCCACAGTCTGAAATATAAATCACATCACAGCTTCAGACATGGCTGTGcctgcctccactcctcctctccactggAGAGATACAGCACACATGTTGGATGAATTATTGTGATTTTGTTTTATGTGACTGAGATTGAGACTGCAAGGGGAACACTCTCAGAAACAGAAATAGATATAAAACACACTGCCAAGGTCATCGCCAGTTCATATTGTGGTTCAcattgtgagtgagtgagtgagtgagtgagtgagtgagtgagtgagtgagtgagtgagtgagtgagtgagtgagtgagtgagtgagtgagtgagtgagtgtattgTGGGGTGGACGGGATcatttccctctctgtttttatGTTTGGGGTTTTGGCACCTTATGGTCTTGTCAGATCCTATCTGAAATGGTTGATGTGGCCATACCCTGTATGCACCTGTGAATGACAGAGGATTGTTTATATTTTGGGCTCTGTgttgtgcatgtctgtgtgcatgtgtgtgcgtgtatgttgGTGTCTctgttttgtgtatgtgtgtgtgtgtgtgtacttaatCTTGTAACCTTTTCTTTAGGCAGATTATGCATAGGGGCACACCGCCACACAAGCGGTCACAAGTCATGacagcagtcaaattccacgtgaatGTTTAGTCACAGTAATTAGGTTTCTCCAAGCTCTGATTCTGCTGATGgccattagtagcctaccaaacttgataacggcctggtactcagcactctactggccctctaatcactctgacatcaatgaaCATTTGAAAATCATGACagcatgagctcatgttgcgcaacatttctataggctatggaATTGCGTGAGAAAAGTGATGGCCTCGGCAAAAGGTTTAAAAAAGGaagatcccatcagctttctacacactaggcctactatatttatttctcaactttctaATATTAAGCAccttgcttctctttacaacagcagtgtagcctacctggctggcatgaaaagaAACACGGGAAAGTGTCCTCCATATGTATTTAAGttcatagatgacatgtattttctcCCGCTGCCCCTGTTCAGAGTCAGGTGCTGATAATGGGTCATTCTAAATCACAACACATTTgaaacatatattatttagtgtatgtaaagacaagatttcATCAAGAATAGTGTGATGGTTAACAATATTAGCCTATCCCATGTGAATGatatattagcctatcacttgtgaatgatgtccAGTTTATTGCTTTGCAATGGGTGTAGAGCCTAGCTGGCATACTATACATAGCGTGTGAGTTTGCGGAAGATACTTTTCACTAttaaaatgcacctttataataaaagcattacatgcctATTGCATTTGTGGTCAATTTTGAGAATTGGTTTTCCTGCTTAATGGAACATTTGCTCTTATAGCCAGCCTACTGCTGTGTGAacattgctgtgcttataatgtgaagaaacaGCCTAATAGTTGATCAACACTCTAAGCTAAATGTTCTCATCTGTTGCGTCAGGCTCAAAACAGGTGTTTTGATGATAGTGActgtattcatttgggatctatcgcatcccacaactgtcccagactatgtttggaatatttgtttctcgcacagaataggtcaactgttgtactatgggggatagtagattgacataggctagtgcttttgctgttcgtgtcacatatttctctatttggttaggtcagggtgtgattagggtgggcattctagttttttgtttggttcccaatcagaggcagctgtctatcattgtctctgattggggatcatatttaggcagccctttcccacctgttgtttgtgggatcttgtttttttgtagctgcctgtgagcaacCCAGAACGTCACGTTTCTTTTTTCTTCTGTTTTGTTTGGTGAGTTTCCTATTCCTATTCCTAACAATCGTGAcagttcgttaggcctactcatcttgttgactgatgaaaagtaaatgtggacattTCTTCCAATATCTTCCTTATGCACCTCAGAGTTGGATAAGGACACAGATCACGAGACCGatagccatgtgagtgagaggtgcttcgacatgcagccgggagaagggaactatcattattatattcagcccaagggcacaatggGCACTGGCCCCAAAAGGCATAGATTcttttagggtgcattacggccacacaacgTGGATGCAGCCGGGAAACTCGAGGCATTATCAAAAAATtgccatgctattgttttaggagagctcctaacaacaaaacacttttttcaacgggataggtttgataaattcacctctgaaggtgaaatgtgtacttacaacCTGAAATgatgctctgatttatcatccaaagggtcccaaagataacatgaagtgttgtcctgttagataaaatcatttttcatataaacacacaattgattttgtatttccacatgtttaatttgcaaataaaggaatctgtgaaaatctcacCTTGAAGGTTGTTTGAACGAGTCATACCACGTACATATCTATTCCTCAACGATCCTAGAAGGTAACATAACTTCACTATTTCATTAggagtgtagtatatcctataggacaccatatttggtcagagagcgacgACTTCATGGCACGCCAAAGACGCGGGTGGCCATCACTCGAACGACTgtatctttgtcaaataagcaacaatcggggtcaaacaaagctatctatagccaatgagctgggatTTATGGGAGTAAACCATGCATATGTCATGAAATGTAGGTACTAACCTTGTACGACATCATGCCTTTTCATTTTGGACAAAATATTAGGATATTCAGAGTTATGAATTTATGAAAACTGGTTATTTTGCAAGCTGGTTATCTTTCAGAAAAATGTAATATGAACACGAATGTGTTTTTCatgatttgcccaaatgtacatGGGGACTTCACACTAAAAGTCTTGAGGAGCAGTCATACTCCAAGTTAtccatctgaaactttgcacatacactgctgccctCTTGTGGACACTATCGGAATTAAAACCAGAGTGATGGCAATAACagtgacctttctcttgcatttcagaTTGTGTTAAAAATACACCGGTTGatttttttctttatattttcttctaccagatctgtTGTTATATTctctacattcaattcacatttccacaaacttcaaagtgtttaatTTCAAATgttaccaagaatatgcatatccttgcttcagggcctgagctacaggcagttagatttgggtatgtcattcaGGACAAATTTGAAAAAAAGGGGGttttaagcatataggagtacctgtttctttgttaactgctcaacacGGAATAGCCACTTGTGTGCACTCCCTATAATCATTTtgggaaaatatcctttctattttattcagctattttcagttctattcttcatactataaaataattaaaataatgCCATGGATCTCTAAGAATATCTTGTCAGCTAAATTAATTAGTGTAGCCCATAGCCATTGGCATAGCCAGTTCATGGCCTACagtaacataaggacaactcaaagtatgctattctgttcttctaaAATAGACTACATATCATGTTTCGTTTttcaaatgtagatgttccaaaggtctgcatcagtgacTTGTAGGCAAAATGTGGAAACCAGAAGaagctaaatgtgtttatgttaattaatggtcaattaccgtgagaccggcagttatttacTTGACAATCATCGGCTGACTAAATGTAATGACCGCCACATCCTTAATTATGCACGCTTTATCCTTTCAATGTTTCATTTCAGAAGAACTGCATTAAAAGACTCAGAGCTCATGTACACGTGTTGTAATTATATATTGTAAACACATTATAATCACATCATATTGCAATACATGATGGAGTTGCATTTACATTCCTCCCTTTTAACCTAcgcctcccctttctctcttcttctctcatttcAGCTCTCCCCAACCCCGCCTCTTCCCAAAGAGTGGATGATCCAGCCAATGAATTATGAATGTTGAACAAAATGACCTCTTCTTGGCAGCAGCAGACGATGAGAGGTCCTAGGTGGAACCGCGTCCTGTCCGACCCTTTGTTCGTGCTGCTTCTGGCCCTCCAGCTCCTGGCGGTGGCGGGCCTGGTGCGCGCGCAGACCTGCCCATCCGTCTGCTCCTGCAGCAACCAGTTCAGCAAGGTGATCTGCACCCGGCGGGGACTACGTGATGTCCCAGACGGCATCTCCACCAACACACGATATCTGAACCTTCAGGAGAACCTCATCCAGGTGATCAAGGTGGACAGCTTCAAGCACCTGCGGCACCTGGAGATCCTCCAGCTCAGCAAGAACCACATCCGCAACATTGAGATTGGGGCTTTCAACGGCCTGGCTAGTCTCAACACCCTGGAGCTGTTCGACAACCGCCTCACCACCATCCCCAATGGGGCCTTTGAGTACCTCTCCAAACTCAAGGAGCTGTGGCTGAGGAACAACCCAATCGAGAGCATTCCATCGTATGCGTTCAACAGGGTGCCCTCACTACGGAGGCTGGACTTAGGGGAACTGAAACGCCTCTCGTATATCTCAGAGGGAGCTTTTGAGGGACTCAGCAACCTGCGCTACTTGAACCTGGGCATGTGCAATCTCAAGGAGATTCCCAACCTCATACCCCTGGTCAAGCTGGACGAGCTAGAGATGTCAGGGAACCAGCTGACGGTCATCAGACCCGGCTCCTTCAAAGGGCTGATCCACCTGCAGAAGCTGTGGATGATGCACGCCCAGATCCAGACCATTGAGAGGAACTCCTTTGATGACCTGCAGTCGCTTGTGGAGCTCAACCTGGCCCACAACAACCTCACTCTACTGCCCCATGATCTCTTCACCCCCCTGCACCACCTGGAGAGAGTCCACCTCCACCACAACCCCTGGAACTGCAACTGTGACATCCTGTGGCTCAGCTGGTGGCTCAAAGAGATGGTGCCGGCCAACACCAGCTGCTGCGCCCGCTGCAGTTCCCCAGCAAGCCACAAGGGGCGCTACATCGGTGAGCTGGATCAGAACTATTTCCATTGTTATGCACCGGTTATCGTAGAGCCTCCGGCTGACTTGAACGTGACAGAGGGCATGGCAGCGGAGCTGAAGTGCAgggccagttctctgacctcagTCAGTTGGATTACACCCAACGGCTCCATTATGACCCACGGTGCATACAAGATCCGCATTTCCGTGCTAAACGATGGCACTCTCAACTTCACCAACGTCACCATGCAGGACACGGGCACCTACACCTGCATGGTGAGCAACTCAGCCGGCAATACCACAGCATCTGCCACGCTCAACGTGTCATCCACAGAGAACGTCCTCAGCTACTTTACCACAGTGACAGTGGAGACCATAGAGCCAGTGCATGACGAGGGGCGCACCACAGTTGGACATAATGTGGGCCCTACCCCCTCTGCCGGCTCCTGGGAGACCGTCTcatccacctctaccaccaccaccacggccCGGACACCCCTCTCCACCCGGGTCACAGAGAAGACCTTTACCATCCCCGTCACAGACCTAAACGGTGGCTCAATGACCGGCCTGGATGAGGTGATGAAGACCACCAAGATCATCATAGGCTGCTTTGTGGCCATCACCCTCATGGCCGCTGTCATGCTCATCATCTTCTACAAGATGAGAAAGCAGCACCACCAGCAGAATCACCATGCACCCCAGCGCACCATCGAGATCATCAACGTGGACGAGGACTGTGTGACGGGTGGGCCGGCCATGGAGGGCCACCTGACTCTTCCCCCGCTCGAGCATGAGCACCTCAACCATTACAACACCTATAAGACTGCGTACAACCACGTCTCCACCATC
This window harbors:
- the LOC118382199 gene encoding leucine-rich repeat-containing protein 4C-like — protein: MLNKMTSSWQQQTMRGPRWNRVLSDPLFVLLLALQLLAVAGLVRAQTCPSVCSCSNQFSKVICTRRGLRDVPDGISTNTRYLNLQENLIQVIKVDSFKHLRHLEILQLSKNHIRNIEIGAFNGLASLNTLELFDNRLTTIPNGAFEYLSKLKELWLRNNPIESIPSYAFNRVPSLRRLDLGELKRLSYISEGAFEGLSNLRYLNLGMCNLKEIPNLIPLVKLDELEMSGNQLTVIRPGSFKGLIHLQKLWMMHAQIQTIERNSFDDLQSLVELNLAHNNLTLLPHDLFTPLHHLERVHLHHNPWNCNCDILWLSWWLKEMVPANTSCCARCSSPASHKGRYIGELDQNYFHCYAPVIVEPPADLNVTEGMAAELKCRASSLTSVSWITPNGSIMTHGAYKIRISVLNDGTLNFTNVTMQDTGTYTCMVSNSAGNTTASATLNVSSTENVLSYFTTVTVETIEPVHDEGRTTVGHNVGPTPSAGSWETVSSTSTTTTTARTPLSTRVTEKTFTIPVTDLNGGSMTGLDEVMKTTKIIIGCFVAITLMAAVMLIIFYKMRKQHHQQNHHAPQRTIEIINVDEDCVTGGPAMEGHLTLPPLEHEHLNHYNTYKTAYNHVSTINSIHSSAHEPLLIRASSKDNVQETQI